One genomic segment of Geitlerinema sp. PCC 9228 includes these proteins:
- a CDS encoding tetratricopeptide repeat protein: protein QEIGDRSGEAKSLNNLGLAYESLGQYQPAIEFYQQSLAIEKEIGDRGGQANSLIGLGLAYQSLGQYQRAIEYHQQSLAIKQEIGDRGGQANSLIGLGLAYKSLGQYQRAIEYYQQSLAIEKEIGDRHGEARTLQNLAHAYHLTGRVQEGFAASHQANQIYMELGLPIEALLIPKWIKSIAKFAQRGRSQFILCFIAGVFAFPFALIALICLILWRILRSRVRRLLKILPNNR from the coding sequence AACAAGAAATCGGCGATCGCAGTGGCGAAGCCAAATCTTTGAACAATCTGGGCCTTGCCTACGAGTCCCTAGGACAGTACCAACCAGCCATCGAGTTCTACCAGCAATCCTTAGCGATCGAAAAAGAAATCGGCGATCGCGGTGGCCAAGCCAATTCTTTGATAGGTCTGGGCTTAGCCTACCAATCCCTAGGACAGTACCAACGAGCCATCGAGTACCACCAGCAATCTTTAGCTATCAAACAAGAAATCGGCGATCGCGGTGGCCAAGCCAATTCTTTGATAGGTCTGGGCTTAGCCTACAAATCCCTAGGACAGTACCAACGAGCCATCGAGTACTACCAGCAATCTTTAGCGATCGAAAAAGAAATCGGCGATCGCCATGGGGAAGCCAGAACGTTACAAAACTTAGCCCATGCCTACCATCTTACAGGTAGAGTTCAAGAAGGATTTGCTGCCAGTCACCAGGCCAATCAAATTTATATGGAACTTGGACTCCCTATCGAAGCTTTGCTTATCCCCAAATGGATAAAATCCATCGCTAAATTCGCCCAACGGGGTCGATCGCAATTCATCCTGTGCTTCATCGCTGGCGTTTTTGCCTTTCCCTTTGCCCTTATCGCCCTCATTTGCCTCATTCTCTGGCGCATTCTTCGTAGCAGAGTCCGGAGACTGTTGAAGATTTTGCCCAATAATCGTTAA
- a CDS encoding J domain-containing protein: MVKINYYATLNVSPQATYAEIKQAYRILVKQYHPDSNSSQGDHDAIVRINAAYEVLSDPQKRKQYDAKRQAKRKATASQQRARQQNRRQRTSASQHTQATAGQDIDMQLHQWLQQVYKPVNRLLNHILTTLDNQVDELAADPFDDALMEEFQEYIEQCRSCWRQAQQEFRSMPNPSPVAKAAAHLYYCINQIGDGIEELEWFTLNYDESYLHAGQEMFRRASYLRWEAQMAVRDIF; encoded by the coding sequence ATGGTAAAAATAAATTACTATGCCACCTTAAACGTATCTCCCCAGGCGACCTATGCCGAAATCAAGCAAGCCTATCGGATTTTGGTGAAACAATACCATCCCGATAGCAACTCTTCCCAGGGAGACCACGATGCCATTGTTCGGATTAACGCCGCCTACGAGGTTCTCAGCGACCCACAAAAGCGCAAACAGTACGATGCCAAACGCCAAGCCAAACGCAAGGCGACAGCTTCCCAACAACGCGCGCGCCAGCAAAACCGCCGCCAACGCACCAGTGCTTCCCAGCATACCCAAGCCACCGCCGGTCAAGACATCGACATGCAGCTACACCAGTGGTTGCAGCAGGTATACAAACCGGTGAATCGGCTACTGAACCACATTCTCACGACGCTAGACAACCAAGTAGACGAACTGGCAGCAGACCCGTTTGACGATGCGTTGATGGAGGAGTTTCAAGAGTACATCGAACAGTGTCGTTCCTGTTGGCGGCAGGCACAGCAAGAGTTTCGTTCCATGCCCAATCCTTCCCCCGTGGCGAAAGCAGCGGCACATTTGTACTACTGTATCAATCAAATTGGCGATGGCATTGAGGAGTTGGAATGGTTTACCCTCAACTACGACGAAAGCTATCTCCACGCGGGTCAAGAGATGTTCCGCCGCGCTTCTTATTTGCGTTGGGAGGCGCAAATGGCGGTGCGGGATATTTTCTAA
- a CDS encoding LCP family protein has product MSSVAMLSATAGAWLAVSLSSTPLMRSQLTPEEASVFAQDDLTKTNLNLPELTRPVNILVMGTKVLTSDLSRKPKKDLGYHALVNSLDGLADVMLLVRFDPHEERLVLLNIPRDTRAFVEGVGTTKLNEANYYGGPSLAAKSISELLGGITIDRYVRVNVQGVEKLIDTLGGVTVYVPKDMEYQDDSQHLYIDLEKGEQHLNGDEALQFLRYRHDGLGDIGRIQRQQMMMRAMVQQTLKPSTVTRLPKILSVIQDHIDTNLSVEELVALVGFALDHQKDDLQMLMLPGRFNDIEEYNNVSYWLPNYQEIDTMMAEYFDIGWVEDGYEVKTPSQVRVAVQNSTESREAAYDLIDSLVEEGYRNTFLDRPWPQPLPTTRIVAQQGDVETARALRRRLGFGEVRIESTGNLQSDITIQLGKDWLQKHDQKELPPTQTKSDRYQ; this is encoded by the coding sequence ATGAGCAGCGTGGCCATGCTGTCGGCTACTGCTGGCGCTTGGCTGGCTGTTTCCCTATCCAGTACCCCGCTCATGCGCAGCCAGCTGACCCCAGAAGAAGCCTCCGTTTTTGCCCAGGATGATTTAACCAAAACCAATCTCAATTTACCCGAGCTCACCCGACCGGTAAATATTTTGGTGATGGGTACCAAAGTGCTTACTTCCGATCTCAGCCGCAAACCCAAAAAAGATTTGGGATACCATGCTTTGGTGAATTCTTTGGATGGATTGGCGGATGTGATGCTGCTGGTGCGGTTTGACCCCCATGAAGAGCGGTTGGTCTTACTGAACATTCCCCGGGATACCCGCGCTTTTGTGGAAGGGGTGGGAACCACCAAACTCAACGAAGCCAACTACTACGGCGGTCCTTCCCTGGCTGCCAAATCCATCAGCGAACTGTTGGGGGGCATTACCATCGATCGCTACGTGCGGGTGAACGTACAAGGCGTGGAAAAGCTCATCGATACCTTGGGTGGGGTAACGGTTTACGTGCCTAAGGATATGGAGTATCAAGATGACTCCCAGCATTTATACATCGATTTGGAAAAAGGAGAACAGCACCTCAACGGCGATGAGGCTTTGCAATTTTTGCGCTACCGCCACGATGGGTTGGGGGATATCGGTCGCATTCAACGCCAGCAGATGATGATGCGGGCTATGGTGCAACAAACCCTGAAACCGTCTACGGTGACCCGGTTGCCCAAAATTCTGTCAGTCATTCAAGACCATATCGATACCAACCTCAGCGTGGAAGAGTTGGTGGCTTTGGTGGGGTTTGCTTTGGACCACCAAAAGGATGATTTGCAAATGCTGATGCTCCCCGGTCGGTTTAATGATATCGAAGAATACAACAATGTGAGTTATTGGCTGCCCAACTACCAAGAAATTGACACCATGATGGCGGAATACTTTGATATAGGTTGGGTGGAAGATGGCTATGAGGTGAAAACACCTTCGCAAGTGCGCGTGGCGGTTCAAAACAGTACGGAAAGTCGGGAAGCGGCTTACGATTTGATTGATAGCTTGGTTGAAGAAGGCTATCGCAATACCTTTTTGGACCGACCCTGGCCGCAACCCCTACCCACAACTCGCATTGTTGCCCAGCAGGGGGATGTGGAAACTGCTAGAGCCTTGCGCCGCCGTTTGGGTTTTGGTGAGGTTCGCATTGAGAGTACGGGAAATTTGCAGTCGGATATTACTATTCAGTTGGGTAAGGATTGGTTGCAAAAGCACGACCAAAAGGAATTGCCCCCTACACAAACGAAAAGCGATCGCTACCAGTAA